A region of Candidatus Bathyarchaeia archaeon DNA encodes the following proteins:
- the nrdD gene encoding anaerobic ribonucleoside-triphosphate reductase, translating into MSARRRKLGAKVLKAVSSNLRLNILKLLSDRGPLSYTEIMNLLKLSPSKDAGRFAYHLKVLLSMDLIEPDIESKKYMLTDLGKSIIDFASHLEEGTFKRRMLVRTSRLAIEYFDRNKIAESLVREAGVPIDLAQKIAKETEERLLKLDTKYLTAPLIREFVNAILIERGLEEYRHKLTRLGLPIYDVTQLIKNMSELSANVEAIRVAAGNRVIEEYTLLNTLPRDIADAHLSGTLNLDNLSCWILKLNSFMHDLRFFFKHGLTFGGHSSEHVSIQSPKSFKAALHLISDALKLASTEISCEQGIDFFNIFLAPFIDGLSLEEARDELMHFLSSLNLTVPTGVSLGIETEMPGFIAKSKAVGPNGDIVGVYGDYIDEAFTLSLLLLDSFSTLCKLKPIFNPSLIIKIHSKTQNSSDAENLLYKAHTLAVYGLPYFANILPDEEEASYAANGQSFSAKWKRDWELDIIRVGCMDSVTINLPRTFYESKGDRKLLFENIYDFLEKALRALEIKYITIKQRAYEGLLPFLLQGGKKDPYCRLENSLFLISPVGLNEAAQLAVKNMIYQGDDSLKIIEDISSYMTKIINDYSRKKEMRCALSLTPDLEASRRMAALDIERYGLAEVNISGDKDKPYYSGISSMAHNPNIPLEKYLSIEERLHQFFPGSHLVKVPTDEESPEQLLSITKKIVSSFKIPLYTFDTTLTYCNSCQKTFHGNQTKCPLCGSVSAITKFIRESTRYKMLRQ; encoded by the coding sequence TTGTCCGCCAGAAGAAGAAAACTAGGTGCAAAGGTCCTCAAGGCTGTATCTTCAAACCTAAGATTAAACATACTTAAGTTACTTTCTGATAGAGGCCCGCTATCATATACTGAGATAATGAATCTTTTAAAGCTAAGTCCAAGCAAGGATGCTGGAAGATTTGCGTATCACCTCAAAGTGCTTTTAAGCATGGATCTTATAGAGCCTGATATTGAATCAAAGAAGTATATGCTAACAGATTTAGGCAAGTCTATTATTGATTTTGCAAGCCATCTTGAGGAGGGCACATTTAAGAGGAGAATGCTTGTGAGAACATCACGCTTAGCAATAGAATATTTTGATAGAAATAAGATTGCTGAATCATTAGTTAGAGAAGCAGGTGTACCCATAGATTTAGCTCAGAAAATTGCTAAGGAAACAGAAGAACGCTTACTCAAGCTTGACACAAAATATCTAACAGCGCCGCTGATAAGGGAATTTGTGAATGCAATATTAATAGAGCGAGGGTTAGAGGAGTATCGCCATAAGCTGACGCGGCTAGGTCTACCAATATACGATGTAACCCAGCTAATTAAGAACATGAGTGAATTATCCGCTAATGTTGAGGCAATACGCGTAGCTGCTGGAAACCGTGTCATTGAGGAATACACGCTTCTAAATACTCTTCCAAGAGATATTGCGGACGCACACCTATCTGGAACATTAAACTTAGATAATCTCTCATGCTGGATTTTAAAGCTAAATAGTTTTATGCATGACCTAAGATTCTTCTTTAAGCATGGATTAACATTTGGGGGGCATTCTTCGGAGCATGTATCAATTCAGTCGCCGAAGAGCTTTAAAGCGGCGCTACATCTAATATCTGATGCCCTTAAGCTCGCATCTACAGAAATCTCATGCGAGCAGGGAATAGACTTCTTCAACATTTTTCTAGCACCATTCATTGATGGTTTATCACTTGAAGAAGCCAGAGACGAATTAATGCATTTCCTTTCATCACTCAATTTAACGGTGCCAACAGGCGTATCCCTTGGTATAGAAACAGAAATGCCAGGCTTCATAGCTAAGAGTAAAGCCGTAGGGCCTAATGGCGATATTGTTGGAGTCTATGGCGATTATATTGATGAAGCTTTTACTTTGTCATTGCTATTACTGGATAGCTTTAGTACACTATGCAAGCTTAAGCCAATATTTAATCCGAGCCTAATAATCAAGATTCATTCAAAAACGCAGAATTCTAGTGATGCTGAAAACCTACTTTATAAGGCCCACACCCTCGCAGTTTATGGACTACCATATTTTGCCAATATCCTCCCCGATGAGGAGGAAGCATCCTATGCGGCTAATGGACAAAGTTTCTCAGCCAAGTGGAAGCGGGACTGGGAGCTCGATATTATTAGGGTTGGTTGCATGGATAGTGTAACAATAAATCTTCCGAGAACCTTCTACGAGTCTAAGGGTGATAGGAAGTTATTATTTGAAAATATTTATGACTTTTTAGAGAAAGCTCTTAGGGCATTAGAGATAAAATATATAACAATAAAGCAGCGTGCATATGAGGGCTTACTTCCATTTTTACTTCAGGGTGGGAAAAAGGATCCATATTGCAGGCTTGAGAATTCGCTATTTTTGATAAGTCCGGTGGGCTTAAATGAGGCGGCTCAATTGGCTGTGAAAAACATGATTTATCAAGGCGATGACTCGCTAAAAATTATTGAAGACATCTCTTCATATATGACTAAGATTATTAATGACTACTCTAGAAAGAAGGAGATGCGCTGTGCATTATCCTTAACGCCTGATTTAGAAGCCTCTAGGAGAATGGCTGCCCTCGATATTGAACGCTATGGATTAGCTGAGGTGAATATTAGCGGCGATAAAGATAAACCATATTATAGTGGCATAAGCAGTATGGCGCATAACCCCAATATTCCATTAGAAAAATACCTAAGCATTGAGGAGAGACTCCACCAATTCTTTCCCGGAAGCCACCTTGTGAAGGTACCGACAGATGAAGAGAGTCCGGAACAATTACTATCAATAACAAAGAAGATAGTAAGTAGCTTTAAGATTCCATTATATACGTTTGACACGACTCTAACATACTGTAATAGTTGCCAAAAAACATTCCATGGAAACCAAACAAAATGCCCATTATGCGGGTCGGTAAGTGCAATAACAAAATTCATCCGTGAATCAACAAGATATAAAATGCTAAGACAGTAA
- a CDS encoding class I SAM-dependent methyltransferase: protein MLVRLGGKFKEIFYGDMCFHVFSDVYEPSEDTFLLAENLDVNYGDKVLDMGTGCGILAVLSARKASWVLAVDVNPHAVICARDNAKRNGFLKKIDFICGDIFSPLKKEPIFDLVIFNAPYLPTEEEPQEWIDYAWSGGRSGRKVLDRFLNEISDYLKGGGRLLLVQSSLSHVEKTLSELRDKSFQANVIGEVRSFFEVIALIKAVKL, encoded by the coding sequence TTGCTGGTTAGGTTGGGTGGGAAATTTAAGGAGATTTTCTATGGGGATATGTGTTTTCATGTTTTTAGTGATGTTTATGAGCCTAGTGAGGATACTTTTCTGCTGGCTGAGAACCTTGATGTTAATTATGGTGATAAGGTTCTAGATATGGGGACTGGATGCGGTATACTGGCTGTTTTATCAGCCCGTAAAGCTTCCTGGGTTCTCGCAGTTGATGTGAATCCCCATGCTGTCATATGCGCTAGGGATAATGCTAAAAGAAACGGTTTTTTAAAGAAGATCGATTTTATATGCGGGGACATTTTCAGTCCACTAAAAAAGGAACCTATATTCGACCTAGTGATATTTAATGCACCCTACTTACCAACTGAAGAGGAACCTCAAGAATGGATAGATTACGCATGGTCGGGCGGTAGAAGTGGAAGAAAAGTTTTAGACAGATTTCTCAACGAAATATCTGATTATCTTAAGGGTGGCGGAAGACTCCTGCTTGTTCAATCCTCTCTATCACATGTAGAGAAGACTCTTTCAGAGCTTAGGGATAAAAGTTTTCAAGCTAATGTAATTGGTGAAGTAAGATCCTTTTTTGAGGTAATTGCCCTAATAAAAGCCGTGAAACTTTAA
- the albA gene encoding DNA-binding protein Alba, with protein MSESSSVLIGRKPVMNYVLACITLFHGGAKEVSIKARGRAISRAVDVVEIVRRRFLPDVKIGSIDIGTEQIQTGDRNTPANVSTIEITLVR; from the coding sequence TTGTCAGAGAGCAGTTCTGTGCTGATAGGACGTAAACCTGTAATGAACTATGTACTGGCTTGCATAACGCTATTTCATGGCGGAGCAAAGGAAGTGAGCATTAAAGCTAGGGGAAGAGCTATAAGCAGAGCTGTTGACGTGGTCGAGATTGTTAGGCGCAGGTTCCTGCCAGATGTTAAGATAGGAAGCATTGATATAGGAACAGAACAGATTCAGACAGGTGACAGAAATACTCCAGCAAATGTTAGCACAATAGAAATAACATTGGTGCGCTGA
- the aspS gene encoding aspartate--tRNA(Asn) ligase: MVDDKLFNLRKWKRTHYTIEVTQELDGKEVVLAGWVRDIRDLGGIKFLILRDKEGTVQITIPKDEANMDLVKQVEDLQRQDCISVRGIVRRMEKAPRGVEVIPKSIIVLNTAKQPLPLDITGKTPADIDVRLDSRILDLIRSENQAIFRIRHVALEATRDFLSKNGFIEIHTPKIIATATEGGANLFPVAYFEREAFLAQSPQLYKEQLVIDFEKVYEIGPTFRAEKSHTRRHLTEFISIDIEEAFATAEDVMGVAERLLQYVCKVVKERCSKELEVLKYNFEIPSIPFKRLTYDEVINELRDAGIKISWGEDIPTIAYRTLGKLHPYFYFIIDWPTYIKPFYIKPRDDKPEVSEGFDLMWYWIEIASGGTRIHNKDLLIRRMKEQNLNPESFKYHLQVFDYGMPPHAGWAIGLERLVMMLTGVKNIREVVLFPRDRFRLTP, translated from the coding sequence ATGGTTGACGATAAATTATTTAATCTGCGGAAATGGAAAAGAACACATTATACAATTGAAGTTACCCAGGAGCTTGATGGAAAAGAGGTTGTGTTAGCTGGTTGGGTGAGGGATATTAGGGATTTAGGCGGTATAAAATTTCTTATATTGAGGGATAAAGAGGGTACTGTGCAAATAACAATCCCAAAGGATGAGGCGAACATGGATCTAGTTAAGCAGGTTGAGGATCTACAACGACAAGATTGCATAAGTGTTAGAGGGATTGTTAGGAGGATGGAGAAGGCTCCTAGGGGTGTAGAGGTCATACCTAAAAGTATAATTGTCCTCAATACTGCTAAGCAGCCGCTTCCACTAGATATTACTGGTAAAACCCCCGCGGATATAGATGTAAGGTTAGATTCCAGGATTCTGGATCTCATTAGAAGCGAGAACCAAGCAATATTTCGAATTCGACATGTAGCGTTAGAGGCAACTAGAGATTTTCTTTCCAAAAATGGATTTATAGAAATCCATACACCCAAGATAATTGCGACTGCAACGGAGGGCGGCGCCAATCTCTTTCCAGTAGCATACTTCGAGCGGGAGGCTTTCTTAGCGCAGAGTCCGCAGCTCTATAAGGAGCAACTTGTAATAGACTTTGAAAAGGTTTATGAGATTGGTCCGACATTCAGAGCTGAAAAATCTCATACAAGGCGGCATTTGACAGAATTTATATCGATCGATATTGAAGAGGCTTTTGCGACGGCAGAAGACGTCATGGGGGTTGCTGAAAGACTCCTACAATATGTGTGTAAGGTAGTTAAGGAAAGATGCTCAAAGGAGCTTGAGGTACTCAAGTATAACTTTGAGATTCCAAGTATACCGTTCAAGAGACTAACATACGATGAAGTTATTAATGAATTAAGAGATGCTGGAATAAAGATAAGCTGGGGTGAGGATATACCCACGATAGCCTATAGAACTCTAGGTAAACTTCACCCATACTTCTACTTCATAATAGACTGGCCCACTTACATAAAACCATTTTATATAAAGCCTAGAGATGATAAACCGGAGGTAAGCGAAGGATTCGATTTAATGTGGTATTGGATTGAAATAGCCTCGGGCGGAACACGCATCCATAACAAGGATCTTCTAATTAGGCGAATGAAGGAGCAGAACCTGAATCCCGAATCCTTCAAGTATCACCTTCAAGTCTTCGATTATGGTATGCCTCCCCACGCTGGATGGGCTATCGGCCTCGAGCGCCTAGTGATGATGTTAACTGGTGTGAAGAATATTAGGGAGGTCGTTTTATTCCCAAGGGACAGATTTAGGTTAACCCCATAA
- a CDS encoding trypsin-like peptidase domain-containing protein: MHYLGTYEGSRRLVILIIIALLTISLFTAGFLGYMMGYKAALEEINVLRDQIRNLKQQITDLKNSINLITLNLTAQYTSLNENISLSEIYEQVRDSVVLIRGFIRYSSPFGDYYSKVQGSGFVYNFTGRMVIITNYHVVYNAVNITVTFSNGNAYAAHVLGYDPYVDLAVLSADAPESEYHPIEIVNSSTLKVGDLVITVGNPFGLSGSMSVGVVSALGRTITEDITGGYPIANIIQTTAPLNPGNSGGPLLNLKGQVVGVATAIVLGSQGIGFAIPSNTILREIKSLIEEGSYDRHPWLGASGIDMTYEIANAIGTNITYGWLITQVVSGGPADKAGLRGGTRIIYIAGQRVVIGGDIIIAVNDRRITGIDDLSSYLEEYTMPGQRVNVTIVRENELMRIEVELGSRPPPS, translated from the coding sequence ATGCACTATCTAGGCACATATGAGGGATCTAGAAGACTGGTAATTCTCATTATAATTGCATTATTAACAATAAGCTTGTTCACGGCAGGCTTTTTAGGTTACATGATGGGTTATAAGGCGGCTTTGGAGGAAATTAATGTACTCAGAGATCAGATCCGAAATCTAAAGCAACAAATTACAGATCTCAAAAACTCTATAAATTTAATAACATTAAATCTTACAGCTCAATATACTTCTCTAAACGAAAATATCTCACTTTCAGAGATTTATGAGCAGGTTAGAGATTCCGTCGTTCTCATTAGAGGATTTATACGCTACTCTAGCCCATTTGGAGATTATTACAGTAAGGTTCAGGGATCAGGTTTCGTCTACAACTTTACTGGACGAATGGTCATAATTACAAATTATCATGTTGTTTATAATGCAGTAAATATTACCGTAACTTTTTCAAATGGGAATGCTTATGCCGCTCATGTACTAGGATATGATCCATATGTTGATCTGGCAGTTCTATCAGCAGACGCCCCAGAGAGTGAGTATCATCCGATTGAGATAGTTAACTCATCAACCCTGAAGGTTGGCGACCTAGTCATAACCGTTGGAAATCCATTCGGATTATCCGGTTCAATGAGTGTGGGTGTAGTCAGCGCCCTAGGAAGAACGATAACAGAGGATATAACAGGCGGATATCCAATAGCAAACATTATACAGACAACAGCACCATTAAACCCCGGTAATTCGGGAGGACCATTATTGAACCTTAAGGGACAGGTTGTTGGTGTAGCGACTGCCATAGTCCTCGGCTCCCAAGGCATAGGCTTCGCAATACCCTCAAACACGATACTACGGGAGATAAAGTCGCTTATTGAAGAAGGCTCGTATGATAGGCATCCTTGGCTTGGCGCTTCAGGCATTGATATGACGTATGAGATCGCTAATGCAATAGGCACAAATATAACATACGGCTGGCTTATAACACAGGTTGTAAGCGGTGGACCAGCTGATAAAGCTGGACTGAGAGGCGGTACAAGAATAATCTATATAGCTGGACAACGAGTAGTAATCGGAGGAGATATCATAATTGCGGTTAATGATAGGAGAATAACTGGAATAGATGACCTCTCATCATATTTAGAAGAGTATACTATGCCAGGGCAAAGAGTTAATGTAACAATTGTCAGGGAGAATGAATTAATGAGAATAGAGGTTGAGTTGGGTTCTAGACCTCCACCTAGCTAA
- a CDS encoding winged helix-turn-helix domain-containing protein: MIYSAKQLKYVLNWLIAGTRGGATRARIIVALKNMPMNANQLANYLGVDYRTIKHHLEILEKNKIITSAGEKYGVTYFLTTIMEENYNIFEEIWEKFGKKEKRR; this comes from the coding sequence ATGATTTACAGCGCTAAGCAGTTGAAGTATGTGCTTAACTGGCTTATCGCTGGGACTAGGGGTGGTGCTACGAGAGCCCGTATAATTGTAGCATTAAAGAATATGCCGATGAACGCAAATCAGCTAGCAAATTACTTAGGAGTCGATTATAGAACTATAAAGCATCATTTGGAGATTCTTGAGAAAAATAAGATAATTACTTCTGCTGGAGAAAAGTATGGCGTTACATATTTTCTAACCACTATAATGGAGGAGAATTATAACATATTTGAGGAGATTTGGGAGAAATTTGGGAAAAAAGAGAAAAGGAGGTAA
- a CDS encoding FtsX-like permease family protein codes for MFAWSLAVRNLRRRRLRTALTASGIVVGISMMFILLSLVSGMEAQTRSMIRALGGADITISNSTSFRDRGGFFGALPNPSTLNASVAEVISGIPGVYAVSSQFSFSSSINGRRITVYGVEPVSYEIVTGGLNIVEGRFLAENSNWEIVIGKSLMEFLNLTLGQTVSLSAGQEGIERTFNIVGVFETGMVFQEYAAYITLADAQNITGEYGLVTQILVKCEDPSIVNDVVSSISSILPGIRVITPTAVIQQANQTLNTLTMFFATIGLVALFAGSFGVVNTMIMSVTERTREIGVLKAIGAKNHQIMKIFLAESLLIGLIGGGVGVAAGSILAYLFPMLTSGLFAVGASPFGMRNPGLGGRSISNIRLATPAITPTNIAICFSLGALVGILAGLYPAWRASRMKPVEALRYV; via the coding sequence ATGTTCGCCTGGAGCTTAGCTGTTAGGAATCTGAGGAGACGGAGATTAAGGACCGCTCTGACGGCCTCGGGCATAGTTGTCGGCATAAGCATGATGTTTATCTTATTATCTCTGGTTTCAGGGATGGAGGCTCAAACAAGGAGCATGATTAGAGCTTTGGGTGGTGCTGACATAACTATTTCCAATTCTACATCATTTAGGGATAGGGGCGGTTTCTTTGGCGCGCTGCCAAACCCGAGCACATTGAATGCATCAGTGGCAGAGGTGATAAGCGGGATTCCAGGCGTATACGCTGTCTCATCTCAATTCTCGTTTAGTAGCTCAATTAACGGTAGGAGAATTACAGTATATGGTGTTGAGCCAGTATCATACGAGATTGTTACTGGTGGACTAAATATTGTTGAGGGCAGATTTCTCGCGGAAAACAGTAATTGGGAAATCGTCATCGGAAAGTCCCTAATGGAATTCTTAAATTTAACATTAGGTCAAACTGTTAGTCTTAGCGCAGGACAAGAAGGAATAGAGCGAACCTTTAATATAGTTGGCGTATTTGAGACGGGAATGGTTTTTCAAGAGTATGCGGCCTACATTACATTAGCCGATGCGCAGAATATTACTGGCGAATATGGGCTTGTAACACAGATACTTGTGAAATGCGAGGACCCCTCTATAGTCAATGATGTTGTATCTTCAATATCGTCAATCCTGCCGGGCATTAGGGTTATAACACCCACAGCAGTTATTCAGCAAGCAAACCAGACGTTAAATACCTTAACAATGTTCTTTGCTACGATCGGTTTAGTGGCATTGTTCGCTGGAAGCTTCGGCGTAGTTAACACAATGATAATGTCTGTTACTGAGAGAACCCGCGAGATAGGTGTGCTAAAGGCTATAGGTGCAAAAAATCATCAAATAATGAAGATTTTCCTTGCTGAGTCACTGCTGATTGGATTAATAGGCGGTGGAGTAGGCGTGGCTGCTGGAAGCATACTTGCATATCTATTTCCAATGCTAACCTCCGGACTATTTGCAGTTGGTGCCTCACCATTCGGTATGAGGAACCCTGGCTTAGGTGGAAGATCGATATCAAATATAAGGCTTGCAACTCCGGCAATAACGCCCACAAATATTGCGATATGCTTCTCCCTAGGGGCGCTAGTTGGAATTTTAGCCGGTCTTTATCCGGCTTGGCGCGCTTCAAGAATGAAACCTGTGGAGGCGCTTAGGTATGTCTAA
- a CDS encoding ABC transporter ATP-binding protein, giving the protein MSKLIVRTLNLSKVYRRGKVSIPALNNVNLQISAGEIVGITGPSGSGKTTLLNLIGGLDKPTSGKVFVDGLDITALGEGELADYRLRKVGFVFQFYNLIPTLTALENVEIPLALAGVPKSERRERALNLLRMVSLETRAEHKPDELSGGEQQRVAIARALANNPSIVLADEPTGDLDSKSALALMNLIKELNRRNGQTFIIVTHDPIVAEGCTKIYNIRDGRIETA; this is encoded by the coding sequence ATGTCTAAGCTTATTGTCAGGACTCTTAATCTAAGCAAGGTTTATAGGCGTGGTAAGGTTAGCATACCAGCCCTGAACAACGTTAACCTCCAGATATCGGCTGGCGAGATAGTTGGTATAACGGGTCCCTCAGGCTCTGGGAAAACAACTCTCCTAAATCTTATAGGTGGTTTAGATAAGCCAACTAGTGGCAAGGTATTTGTTGACGGTCTTGATATAACGGCTCTAGGTGAGGGGGAGCTAGCAGATTATAGGCTTAGGAAGGTTGGCTTCGTCTTCCAATTCTACAATCTTATACCAACATTAACGGCTCTTGAGAATGTTGAAATACCATTAGCTTTAGCTGGTGTTCCCAAAAGTGAAAGGCGTGAGAGGGCGCTTAACCTCCTCAGAATGGTTAGTTTAGAGACTAGGGCTGAGCATAAGCCCGATGAGTTAAGCGGTGGAGAACAGCAGCGTGTGGCAATAGCTAGGGCGTTAGCAAATAATCCATCGATAGTTTTGGCTGATGAGCCAACCGGAGACCTAGATTCTAAGTCTGCACTTGCGCTGATGAACCTCATAAAAGAGTTGAATAGAAGGAATGGGCAGACGTTCATTATAGTGACACATGATCCAATAGTTGCTGAGGGATGCACGAAGATATATAATATCAGGGACGGCAGAATAGAAACGGCATGA
- the truD gene encoding tRNA pseudouridine(13) synthase TruD, with the protein MLRVPSIEENIGIRVYITESRGLGGIIKRAPEDFIVEEVLVDGSMASVRLEDNRLSSPTEHGRYLICVLVKRGWDALLAIDEIAKALSISSDRIGFAGIKDADALTAQHISIGGVPLNRLANINIEGLLIKPLGYSNEKISPEKLFGNRFRITVRSIKIGEKTAKRRIEKINEEIAEFGGIPNFFGHQRFGTVRPITHIVGKHIVMGNFKDAILTFLTYQSPYEGARIREIRRELCETMDFDSALRRFPKSLIYERLILTHLSKSPNDYLGALQKVPLNLRKLFVQAYQSYLFNRFLSERIRRKIPIKEALEGDYAIELDENGLPRKKFLKVEASNVKAINDELKRGRVALGIPLVGPRQPLSEGLQGEIEREILEEEDVSQEDFKGAGMIKVNVSGGLRLALAKIIGLKVDILDDIETPGRKAATFNFMLLRGAYATILLREYIKPTTDKQLIKCGF; encoded by the coding sequence ATGCTTAGGGTTCCAAGCATAGAGGAGAATATTGGAATAAGGGTTTATATTACGGAAAGTAGGGGTTTAGGCGGCATCATAAAGCGCGCTCCAGAAGACTTTATAGTTGAAGAGGTTTTAGTAGATGGCTCAATGGCTTCTGTCCGGCTTGAGGATAATAGGCTTAGCTCACCGACTGAGCATGGACGCTATTTAATATGCGTTTTAGTTAAGAGGGGCTGGGATGCACTTCTAGCCATAGATGAAATAGCAAAAGCATTAAGCATAAGCTCTGATAGAATAGGATTCGCTGGAATAAAGGATGCTGATGCCCTAACAGCTCAGCACATAAGCATAGGCGGCGTACCATTAAATAGGCTCGCAAACATTAACATTGAGGGTCTGTTAATCAAGCCATTAGGCTACTCAAATGAAAAGATATCTCCGGAAAAACTATTCGGAAATAGATTCCGAATAACAGTTAGGTCAATTAAGATTGGCGAGAAGACGGCTAAAAGGAGAATTGAGAAGATAAATGAGGAGATTGCTGAGTTCGGCGGTATACCAAACTTCTTCGGGCATCAGAGATTCGGAACTGTAAGGCCGATAACACATATTGTTGGAAAACATATAGTCATGGGTAACTTTAAAGATGCGATCTTAACATTTCTCACATACCAAAGCCCCTATGAAGGTGCGAGAATCAGGGAGATTAGAAGAGAATTATGTGAGACAATGGACTTTGATTCAGCATTAAGGCGCTTCCCTAAGAGCCTAATCTATGAGAGACTCATTCTAACGCACCTCTCTAAGAGCCCAAATGATTATCTAGGAGCATTACAAAAGGTTCCATTAAACCTACGCAAGCTCTTTGTCCAAGCATACCAATCATATCTATTCAACAGATTCTTAAGCGAAAGAATAAGACGCAAAATTCCTATAAAAGAGGCGCTTGAGGGGGATTACGCCATAGAACTAGATGAAAACGGACTTCCGAGGAAAAAATTCTTAAAGGTTGAGGCAAGCAATGTAAAAGCTATAAATGATGAACTCAAACGTGGAAGAGTCGCCCTCGGGATACCATTAGTGGGACCAAGACAACCACTTTCAGAGGGACTGCAAGGTGAGATTGAGAGAGAAATTCTGGAGGAGGAGGACGTGAGTCAAGAGGACTTCAAAGGAGCGGGCATGATAAAAGTTAATGTTTCAGGCGGGCTTAGATTAGCCCTAGCAAAGATAATTGGCTTAAAAGTTGATATCCTAGATGATATAGAGACACCTGGAAGAAAAGCAGCCACATTCAATTTCATGCTTCTAAGAGGAGCGTATGCAACAATACTCTTAAGAGAATACATAAAGCCGACGACGGATAAACAATTGATAAAATGTGGATTCTAG
- the pth2 gene encoding peptidyl-tRNA hydrolase Pth2 encodes MSAFKFKQAIILRSDLKMSPGKAAVQASHAAISSAEEARRKNYSWWMGWIEEGQCKIVLKVNSETELLSLEKKAKDLGLPTALISDAGLTEIEPGTITVLGIGPAPSNLVDKVTGNLPLY; translated from the coding sequence ATGTCAGCCTTCAAATTTAAACAGGCAATAATTCTTAGATCAGACTTAAAGATGAGTCCTGGAAAAGCCGCTGTTCAAGCAAGCCACGCTGCAATCTCATCTGCTGAGGAGGCTAGAAGAAAGAATTATTCATGGTGGATGGGCTGGATTGAGGAGGGGCAATGCAAGATAGTGCTGAAGGTTAATTCAGAAACCGAACTCTTAAGCCTAGAGAAGAAAGCTAAGGATTTAGGTCTACCAACAGCATTAATTTCCGATGCGGGATTAACAGAGATTGAGCCTGGTACAATAACAGTCCTTGGGATAGGGCCAGCACCATCAAATCTTGTGGATAAGGTGACTGGCAATCTGCCGTTATATTGA
- a CDS encoding DUF2096 family protein encodes MNWEARWRILSDVITDLRGGGEIVPPKIINDLRSAKVMLEIIKVNSSHPENISRLEECLSNVETYVLSVAKSKFGEEYVNNILRRLCELEVERAEFEIQVRFHPNLPRGEKWVRIQPTGAVTFKDIEESAKRFGLKFRVERDGYVLVYGEDEKLKSFVKRLAEIFRGLKRGNNLS; translated from the coding sequence ATGAACTGGGAGGCTAGATGGAGGATACTGTCCGATGTAATTACGGATCTCCGTGGGGGCGGAGAGATCGTGCCGCCGAAAATAATTAATGATTTACGTTCCGCGAAGGTTATGCTAGAGATTATTAAAGTTAATAGTTCTCATCCCGAGAATATATCTCGCCTAGAAGAGTGTTTAAGCAATGTTGAAACGTACGTTCTTTCAGTAGCGAAGAGTAAATTTGGCGAAGAATACGTGAATAATATTTTAAGAAGGCTTTGTGAACTTGAGGTTGAAAGAGCTGAATTTGAAATTCAGGTAAGATTTCATCCTAATTTACCTAGGGGTGAGAAATGGGTTAGGATTCAGCCCACCGGCGCTGTTACGTTTAAAGATATTGAGGAATCTGCGAAAAGATTTGGATTAAAATTTAGGGTTGAAAGAGATGGATACGTTCTTGTTTACGGCGAGGATGAAAAATTAAAGAGTTTTGTTAAGAGACTAGCTGAGATATTTCGTGGGTTAAAAAGAGGAAATAATCTCTCATGA